The proteins below come from a single Rosa rugosa chromosome 2, drRosRugo1.1, whole genome shotgun sequence genomic window:
- the LOC133732715 gene encoding CEN-like protein 2, whose protein sequence is MNSNSTAKMSDPLVVGRVIGDVIDHFSPSVKMTVTYNSSKKVYNGHELFPSSVTTKPKVEVQGGDLRSFFTLVMTDPDVPGPSDPYLKEHLHWIVTDIPGTTDNTFGREVVKYEMPRPNIGIHRFVFLLFKQKGRQTVIPPPSKDHFDSRKFAEANEFGLPVAAVFFNAQRETAARRR, encoded by the exons atgaatTCAAATTCCACGGCAAAGATGTCAGATCCTCTTGTTGTTGGAAGAGTCATTGGAGATGTTATTGATCATTTCTCCCCCAGTGTTAAAATGACAGTGACTTACAACTCCAGCAAGAAGGTGTATAATGGGCATGAGCTATTTCCTTCCTCAGTAACCACGAAGCCTAAGGTTGAAGTTCAGGGAGGCGATCTGAGATCTTTCTTTACACTG GTCATGACTGACCCAGATGTTCCAGGTCCTAGTGATCCATATCTGAAGGAGCACTTGCACTG GATAGTCACGGATATCCCAGGAACAACTGACAACACATTTG GAAGGGAGGTGGTGAAATATGAAATGCCGAGGCCAAACATAGGGATCCACAGGTTTGTGTTCCTTCTGTTCAAGCAGAAAGGTAGGCAAACAGTGATTCCTCCTCCTTCCAAGGACCACTTCGACAGTCGAAAGTTTGCAGAAGCAAACGAGTTCGGGCTTCCGGTGGCTGCTGTTTTCTTCAATGCCCAGAGGGAAACTGCTGCAAGAAGACGCTAA